The sequence ATAGTCAGTGGGTGAATGTGAGCGATCGCGCTCACGCTCAAGCTCACGGTCACGCTGTTTGCGACGTTCACGATGTTCGCGCTCTCTTTGACGTTCACGTTCTTGTTCTCTTTTCGCTGCCGCTGCCAACAACTGAATCTCAGCCTTATGTTGCGCGCGCTGCaaccttttttgttgttgatatGCATCTTCCGCGGATGTGTTATGTTGTCTGCTATGCTTTTTACTGCGTTCAAGCTGTTCACGCTCATATGCTATTTGCATTGCGCGTTCTTTGTGTTTGCGCGCTCGCTCGCGTTTGCGCTCACGTTCTTTGTGAGCTTTGCGCTCCGCCTTAAATATTTTGTACTCCTCCTCGTGAGTGCGCTTTGTTGGTTTCTGTTTTGGTTCACTACGAATTGCTATTACTTCTAATTTTCTCAATTTAGATGTTTTTGGTCTTTTAGACTTTTTTGCAGATTTTGTACTGGATTTATGTTTACGATGCGATCGCGAACGAGAACGTAAACGTTCGTCAGCTTCATAATCTGTACTATCATCGCTTGTTGATGAGGAAGAAGTGGTTGTCGATGCTGAGCTTGATGATGAAGATGATGACGATGATTCTGATGAGGAGCAGCTATCATCTTCGTCTTCGGAAGATTCACTATTTGAACGGCTACGCCGCCGCTGCTTTCGTTTGTGTGCATGTTTTATACTTGATTTTGGTTTGGCATCCTCGGAGCTATCACGAGTGCGCGAACGTAGCTGACGTTTACGATCTTTGCGCTGTTTGGGAATGGAGGCTCGTGAAATGGGGTTTATGTCGCTGATTAACTGTACGTCGTCATCATCGGAGACGTTCACTGTTGGCGTAGGTTTGGATTTTGTCTCACCCTTATCCGGCATATTCGTTGGATTACTGAGCTTAACGATAGGTGTCTCCCCTGCGATATGTGTTGTTGGGATCTCAATCAATCTCTGCTTCTCCTGTTCATCTGCATTGCCGTCATCCTCAGGACCATACGATGTTATTGGTATAGAATGAACAGATGCCTCGGTATCGGAAGCATTTGCAATCGATTTATCTGGGTCGTTTGGTGAATTTTTTCCTGAGTTGTTGGCAGACGGGGAACCTGGGAgtaaacacaaaaaattaaatgtatggGCTATTTAACAgtttttaggaaaattttcttgaaAACTATTTTGGGCTTAAGGGAACTTTCTATAGTTTgtgaagttttttataaaatttttttaactttgaaaacaTCAATATCCCTATGGCCGAACAGTCCGTTAGAGGTGTTTAGTTGCTGTACCGCCCGGACCAATGATCCGAGGCCAGGTCGTGCACGGGCGCCATTttgatgtatgtacatttctCATGGGACCAATTGCTGCTAGTCGGTACTCTGTTTGAACCATTCGGTGCGGACAATGAACCTATTGATGTACATATGTTACAGAGCATTTAACTACTTCCTTAAGTTCCGGCAGTATAAAACTTCCCATAGTTAGAAACATTATGTGAACTAGAGCTGGTAACTCACAATGTTAGTGCGCGACTGTTTTTTTGCTGCCCAAGCGGCCAGTGGCCCGTGATTGTGGCAGATATCACATTGATTTCTTTTCTTGTATGTCCTCTGTTCTCTTACTTTCGTAATTCGGCCAGGTTTGCTTGGTTATCTTGCAGGTGTCCGAGGAGTACAAGTTGGAGACTGATAACTCTTTGAATAtgctatttatgtatattttgatTGATGTCAGTGGACGATGTATCTCGACCGCCTACACGGCCTCTATCAGTGCCCCTGCCCTTGAAAGTTCGTCTGCCTTCTTGAGCTCTGAAGCGACCTCTTGCAGCTGCTGACGGCCTTGGACGAGTGAATGCACACTTCGCGCCCCCTACCGAGTCCTCCGACAAGAACGTATCCGCCCTTTCTATACTcagaacttccgcttggaagataCTAGATAAATTGGGTAGGCGGACTGGCAGCGTCCTCTTAAGATGTTCACAGAAGACAACCGCTCCCATACCGCACTCCATTTTGAAACCGTCCGTGTAAACTTAAATTGCGTCCTTGCTTTGCACCCTGTCGCCCTACAGTTTCTTCTTGAGGAGAAATTGGAGGAGTCCCACCTATTGGAAACAACAACGCTACCGATCTGATCATTATCTCTCTTTTTTGATTCTATTTTCACGTAGAAAATTGTCAAATTCTTTATTGAAATATTCTTTTCCATTGTCACTACGCAGTGTTTTAATTCTTTGTCCCGTTTCCAATTCTACTTTTCGCTTGAAATCTTTAAATGTATCCAGAACTTCCGACTTACGTTTCACAAAATATATCGATATATATCTAGAAAAATCATCAATGTATGTATCGAAGTATAATGACTGACCGTGAGATGCAATACGCATTGGTCCACATAGATAAGAATGATGAACGGGCACTTTTTATAAGATGATGACGCACGGGGACACGAGCAACGTAAATAGTCGAAATTATCGAGGGAATATGTAATGTAAAATTAAGATCAGAGGAAAATAGATATACACGATTGCGAAAGCTTCTGGTTCCTATCAAGAATTTCAAATTTCGATTTGTGATTGCAAACCACGTCTTTAGTACATTTACCTTTGATTTGAGTAAGGAAAGCCATCGCTTTGCGTTTACGCTCTAACTGCAATTGTTTCTCTTTCGCTACGGGAGCAGCACCCAACTTTTCTCGTGCAATTTTCGCCAACTTGTCTTTCACTTTTTCCTCAGCTGtacaaaagaagaaaataaaggtAACAGCATACCACAAGTCACATTCCAACTCGAAATATAATTATTTTCAAAGACTTTTATATGTAACATAAAtcgaaaaacaaaatatttttgaaacttAAAAACGAAATTTAGTATCCGTAATTAATATATTAAGACAAACAAAGTGAAGATTTAGGGCCTCGTTCTCTATAACAAAACGAatgttcgtttcgcctcagagacgaatcgctagtgtatttgcactatgatAAACAATCTTATATATCCTTTGACACTTGTTTTCGCATTCCtttttgacataaagtaagaaacgtaaaggccgaacgaaaatgattGAGAATAACATTGCTAGCCGAAATCATTTTGATGCGAATCGTTCGTCTTAGCTATAGTTCGAATGAAGCCCTTTCGGATGACTTAAAAAATATATTggatacaatttttttctttttttttattgaaatttctgatttttttgaaaatcgaaATTCAAACCATTATTTTGGGTGTCTGAATAAAACATTTTATAGTGGATAatatagaaataaatattttgtgttaacGCTTACCCTTTCGCAATTCTTTTTGACGATTTTGCTGTTGCTGCTCAAACAAAGCATTGCGCTCCAGTTCagcttttgtattttttaaatgtaatttggTTAAACTACCAGCAGAACTGCTGTTATAATTATCAAAACGACTAGTGGTTTGCTGATTGGATGATGCGCCCATGCCAAGTAGCGCAGGTGCAGGCAACAACGCGTTCGACGAATTACGACTGTTAATTGTGGCGGCAAGTTGTGCATTTCTTGCCATCAATTGACTTTCCACCATTTGTATAGCTTTCTGCACATGCTCAGGTACCATACGCGTTTGTGTAGAATTTGAGGGAGCAGCTTTCGCAGTGCTCTCATCATCATCATCGCTGGGCTCACGTGGTAAACCAGGTTGTAGCATTGTTGCAGCAGAATCTTCTTTTGATTTGATGGAAAAGCAAACGGGTGCTTAAAGAAGATTtaacaattttattaaaaaatatacttttatataaatatacaatCATACTTACAAATTGATTTTTCGGCCGCCAGCAATTTTTTCTTACTCATAAGGGCTGCCGCCACTGCAGCCGCTTTACGTTGCTTCTGCTCTTTTGAGGCTGCATCCGGATCACCGGTTACCTTATACAAGTAATAGGGATAGTGCTCATTATCATAGAGCAAAAATGTGAAACGATCAACACTTTTTGAGCGCAGCGTCTCCTCAAATTGACGACCATTCTTAATTACATAGCTTGCAGTCTTATCAATTATATTTTTAAGCGTTTCTGTTGGCACAGGGAAACTGAGTATTGGTTCAAATTTTGGCGGTGGTGGCGTCTTCATGCGTACCGGCTCTTCATTATTATCCTCCACTTCCGATTCTGTGTCAGAAGCATAATCTTGCGCTAATGTTAAGGCGCTAGATTTACTCAACAACTCAACCTCTGTGCGCACATTACCATTCACTTGTGAATTCGAATTTGAGTTTGCGCCTTCTTCAGCGTCCGCTGAAAcatatgtatttttgttgtattgtaATAGCACAGGCGTAAAATTGGCAGCAGCGGCAACAGCTGTTGTGGGTGTTGGTGAATCCGATGTTGGCATATTAGCCAATTCGCCATCAATGACAGCGGGTAATGGCACACCTTTTATTTTACTGATTAATTGTGTATAAGCGCAATTAGCTGATGGTTTATATTTAATGGTGGGCACGGTTATTATGGGTTTGACAGATGAGCTTGCGCCAACCGCTAAATCTATTGATGGTTCGTTATGCGACTGTGGAGATAACATTGCACTCTGCGCAGGATAAGTGTCATTTTTGAtagcatttaaaatatatttatagtaTGGATTGAGTACGCCATTTATAGCAAGAAATTCAAATTGTATATTATTCGATTGTTTGGCTTTCAATAGAATTTCCATTTGCATGCCTTGGGAGGCAATAAAACGTGCAGTCTTTTCGATAATAGCGTGTTGTTTCATTGTTTCAGGCTGCGGAAGAacataaaatattattataaagaGAAAAATATAGAGCAGTGTCGTAGCATTAATGTGGACGAAATGATTCCAACTCAGTATGATAGACTTTAGGAGTAATTTTACAACAATGTctgattaaatttaatttttagacATCGCTAGGCAATTTAAATATATTTCAGAGAATTGTTTGCCGGGAAATTTTACTTTTCTTAAAAGTAATTATTATGCAAAGCTAGTGAAAGCATACGTTATCGAAGCAAATATGCCCCTTAAAATATGCAAAACTTGTGAAAGCAAACGTTATCAAAGAAGCAAATAtgcgccttaaagtatgcaacaCCTTTTTATGAACTTTCTTTGCTTAGCTTTTTATTCGGAAACCAAACAGAGAGTTTTTTATCCATTCCATACCTAAGCGAATtccttttttattgcttttggaCCGAACGTATTAGCAGATAATTGGTATGGCCTCAAGTCTTTCATTTTGTATTAGAATCATTTCGCAAATTCCTTATGTATGGTCGACTCTCACCAATTGTATACTTATAGGTACTTCAAAGCCTTTGGGCAAACTAAAAGCTTGCTCGGTATCTTCACCGCTTGGCGATTGGTTTAGATCATCACGACTTGGTCCATGTTGTAACACACCGGCGCTGCCATCACTGCCATATTGAAAATCCACTTGTGCATAATTACCACCTTCAACATCCTGTTTGAGGCGTTTCAAATCCTCTTCTATTTAttggtattgttttttttttttgttgagcgGTTGACGGTGATGGCATTAGAGTTTGTGGGGACGAGGTTTTTGGGTGCAGCATATGTTGTTTTTATGTTTCAACCAAATAAAACCAAAATGGCAGAGAAAGAGAAATCAAAATGAGTTTTCAAACAGCAATGAATGGGAAGCAACTACGCCTACGCATTAATACAGTGAAGAAAAACTATGCGTTGCTGCttttataattcttttttttttgtaaattattttttggggAACATAACctgtttgattttgtttttgtttttttacttgaATTTCATGCTCAACATAAAAAAACCGCTTTACAcaattataaatattttgcatacttTGCTTTTGgcgtgaattaaaaaaaatatatataaaaccaTTTTAATCAAATTGTAACAGATTTTccatttaatgaaatttttatatGAAGTTGGGAAATTGGTTCAGCAAAATGCCGGTGTTGTCCGATTAAAGGCAGGAATGTTGGTGCTAATGATGCGGCtgctaaatttatttgttttgatttttttcttagcGCTCCAACGTATTGGCATCTGCAATGGAATATTAGtttggtataaaaaaatttatatatttacctGTGTACACCTTCAAACCGTTTGCTGGCGCGCCGGCAACGCAAATCAAGCTCGACTTTTATGGCTGGAACGCTTCCCACGTTGTCATCAAAATATTATTAAACGCGTTTCAatataattttaaagttttaaaagctACTTACGTTTTATTGCACATTTGAATTTCTTAAACCATTCTTTACACAATTCTTAAATTTAGTGTGTTAAAGTCTAAGGGGTTATATGAGTTAAAATACTATTTTTGCTATAGCTTAAGGTGCATTTTTTAATGTTCtttcgattttttttgtttgattttcgcATTTGCCCGTTTTTCAgcctttacatatacatacacttgta is a genomic window of Eurosta solidaginis isolate ZX-2024a chromosome 4, ASM4086904v1, whole genome shotgun sequence containing:
- the su(w[a]) gene encoding protein suppressor of white apricot, with translation MSYYNIPRPPVREYAGSSVGGILRKSASSSSTSSTITPHSGVYSNYTTTTSSTTALNAGEARQVDLLVFGYACKLFRDDDKARDIDQGKHMIPWMGDANLKIDRYDVRGALPELAPHEPPPGGYGNRLDYLSAEEQRAEQLCEEERYLYLYNNEEDHILQQEEDLKRLKQDVEGGNYAQVDFQYGSDGSAGVLQHGPSRDDLNQSPSGEDTEQAFSLPKGFEVPISIQLPETMKQHAIIEKTARFIASQGMQMEILLKAKQSNNIQFEFLAINGVLNPYYKYILNAIKNDTYPAQSAMLSPQSHNEPSIDLAVGASSSVKPIITVPTIKYKPSANCAYTQLISKIKGVPLPAVIDGELANMPTSDSPTPTTAVAAAANFTPVLLQYNKNTYVSADAEEGANSNSNSQVNGNVRTEVELLSKSSALTLAQDYASDTESEVEDNNEEPVRMKTPPPPKFEPILSFPVPTETLKNIIDKTASYVIKNGRQFEETLRSKSVDRFTFLLYDNEHYPYYLYKVTGDPDAASKEQKQRKAAAVAAALMSKKKLLAAEKSISPVCFSIKSKEDSAATMLQPGLPREPSDDDDESTAKAAPSNSTQTRMVPEHVQKAIQMVESQLMARNAQLAATINSRNSSNALLPAPALLGMGASSNQQTTSRFDNYNSSSAGSLTKLHLKNTKAELERNALFEQQQQNRQKELRKAEEKVKDKLAKIAREKLGAAPVAKEKQLQLERKRKAMAFLTQIKGSPSANNSGKNSPNDPDKSIANASDTEASVHSIPITSYGPEDDGNADEQEKQRLIEIPTTHIAGETPIVKLSNPTNMPDKGETKSKPTPTVNVSDDDDVQLISDINPISRASIPKQRKDRKRQLRSRTRDSSEDAKPKSSIKHAHKRKQRRRSRSNSESSEDEDDSCSSSESSSSSSSSSSASTTTSSSSTSDDSTDYEADERLRSRSRSHRKHKSSTKSAKKSKRPKTSKLRKLEVIAIRSEPKQKPTKRTHEEEYKIFKAERKAHKERERKRERARKHKERAMQIAYEREQLERSKKHSRQHNTSAEDAYQQQKRLQRAQHKAEIQLLAAAAKREQERERQREREHRERRKQRDRELERERDRSHSPTDYYAKSAARKEKKKKRER